In the Deltaproteobacteria bacterium genome, GATATCGCTCCACACCCGGCACGGCCCGGGAGCCCCCCTCCCCCACGGGGCATTGTGATCGGCAAGGAACTCGCCGGCATGCTGGGCGTTTTTTTGGGTGATCCCGTCAATGTCGTTTCCCCGCTCGGAAGGATCACCCCTCTCGGAATGGTCCCCAAAATGACCCGGTTCAAGGTGGTGGGAATCTTCGATGCCGGTCTCTATGAATACGACACGGGACTGGCCTATGTCGGTCTTCAGGAGGCACAGCAGTTTTTTAACCTCAACAATCGTGTCACCGGCGTGGAGGTGAAGATCGACGACATCTATCAAGCCCCGAAGATCCGGAAAGAAATTCAGCACAGACTCGGCCCCGCCTTCTGGGCGAAAGACTGGATGCAGATGAACCGGAACCTCTTTTCCGCCCTGCGGCTTGAAAAGATCACCATGTTCATTATCCTCTCCCTGATCGTCCTGGTCGCCGCCCTGAACATCATCAGCACCCTGACGATGGTTGTGATGGAAAAGGGGAAGGATATCGCCATCCTGAAATCGATGGGTGCCCGGTGGCAGAGCATCATGCGGATCTTCATGGTCGAAGGGATGATCATCGGTTTTGTGGGGACGACCCTCGGTTCCACCCTGGGACTTCTGGTCGCGTTCAACCTGGAGTCCATCGTAGCCCTGATCGAACGGATCTTTCACTTCCAGCTCATCGACAGTTCCGTCTATTACATCGACAAACTCCCCTCCCGGGTGGAGCCCCTCGATGTACTCCTGGTGATCGGCATTTCCCTTCTGATCAGCCTCGCCTCGACCCTCTACCCTTCCTACAAGGCCTCCAGACTCGATCCCGTCGAAGCAATCCGCTACGAGTAACATGATTCTTCACCCGCAAAATAAAAGGTCCTCCATGAACTACACCGGAGAATCATTTATTGTCGAATTGCTGATCCCTTGTTATAATATTTCTATAGCCACGAGGTGACCTGAGTTACCCATACCGGAATGTTTTCCCACCCATCGGAGGGACCATGATCTCTACAAAACCGGCAACAGGCGATAAATTAGGTGAAATTCTGGTCAAGAACGGCCTCATCGGAGAAGACCAGCTGAAGGAGGCCCTGAAACGCCAGTATCAGCAGGGAGGATTTCTCGGAACCAACCTGATCATGCTGGGATATATTGATGAAGAAACCCTGATGAATGTCCTCAGCTCGAAGCTGGGCATTCAGAGCATCAATCTGACCGGCCATGAGATCACCCCCCTCCTCCAGCGGATGCTCCCCTTCGACAAGGTCAAGTTCCACAACGTCCTGCCCGTTGCGCTGGAAGGGAATACATTGATCGTGGCCATGGCCGACCCCACGGATCTCAAAATCCAGTACGATCTGGAATACACCCTGCGGCGTTCCATCCGCGGGGTTCTGGCCTCGGAAAAGGACATCCTCGATGCCATCGCCTTCTTTGAAAAGGAAGGCTACGGGGAGCGGCCTTATACCAAGTCCTGTGTCGTACCCTCATTGCCGGATAAAACGCTCGACATCCGGGAACTCCTGAAAGTTACTGTGGAAGAGAATGCCACCGATCTGCTGATTACCGCCGGAGTGGCGCCCTGCCTGAAGATCAACAACAAGGTAACTCGCCTCAAGACCCCCTCGCTGACGCCCGGTCAGGTGGAAGAACTGGTTTTTTCGATCCTGACGGAAAACCAGAAAACAAAGTTGCAGCAACAGTCGGCCCTCGAATTCGCCTACTCCCTTTTCGATATGGGACGGTTCCGGATCAATATCTATTTTCAGCGAGGATCTCTCTCCCTGACCGCCCGGAACCTGATGGAACGGATTCCCTCTCTCGAAGAGTTGGGCCTTCCCGGCTGGGTCCGGGAGTATGCCTTACGGCCTCAGGGTCTGATCCTGGTCACCGGCCCGGCGGGACATGGAAAGTCAACCACCATCGCCTCCCTCATAGAGGTGATCAACACCCATCATCAGTCCAATATCATTACCATTGAGGACCCCATCGAGTTCCTCTTCCAGCATAAGAACAGCAACGTCAATCAGCGGGAGGTCGGAACCGATACAGCCTCCTTCTCTGAAGGGTTGAGAAACATCTTCCGTCAGAGTCCCGATGTCATCATGATCGGAGAACTTCGGGATTACGAAAGCATCTCCATCGCCCTCAGTGCTGCGGAGACGGGGCATCTGGTATTGGGGACGCTCCACACCCTGAATGCCACGGCCACCATCGACCGTTTGATTAACGTCTTCCCCGGAGATCAGCACAACCAGATCCGGGCCCAATTGGCCGAATCCCTCCTCTTGATCCTCTCTCAACGGCTGGTCCTCTCCCGGGACGGCAAGAGCCGAGTACTGGCTTACGAAAAGCTGACCCCTTCATCCAGGGTCCGGAACCTGATCCGGATCAAGAAGATCCATCAACTGCGCACCCAGATGCTGAACGAACAGGAAGATTTCGAATCGATCGATTCCAGCTTGATCAAACTGGCCAGAGAAGGAAAAATACGGAGGGAAGAAGCCCTGAAGTTTGCCGATAACCAGAACTTTGTAAATGACATAATCAACAAAAAGAGGTAAAGCTGCATACCGAACGTACAACCATCTTCAAAAAAAAGGAAGAGTTTAGGAAAGCGGACGAGCATCTCCCGAGACCTCATCCTGCCGGAGCTCCCTTTCCTTCTCCCTTCCGAAGCTCTCCAGAAATTGCCGCACTTCGGGAACCAGATAGGTCTCTTCAAGGGACAGGCCGGAAAGGGCCCGACCCAGGATTTCTGCTTTTTCCTGGACTGTCAGGGTTTTTCGGATGATGATCATCCGGTCCTCCTTGACACGGCAGATGCCACCCCGGCTGTTGCACCGCTCATAACGGACCTGAATCGAGAGTTTCTGTGCCAGCATTTCGAGCTGTTCCAGCATCTCCTGTGCATCCATTTTAAATCATCCTCATGGAACCAAATCCTCTGATCAAAAGACCGTTCCCCGTCTACGCACGAAACGCACAAAGACGTATTGGAGTACCGCAATCTTACAGAACATGTTCTTTGACAATATCATCCGACGTTCCCTCAACCCCATCCGCACCGAAACTTTTCAGGAAGATTGTACGATTTCTGCTCCGGTACCGGTATTTCCGCCCCCAGGGATCAAACAGCTCCGCCGAGTGGAGAATCCCTTTCCGGACCAGTTCCACCGGATCCTCCGGGAGGACCTGCTCCTCCAGAAAATAGACGTCACAGGCAAAAAAGATGCGATCCATTTCCCGGACGGCATAAACATTCCGGATGGGTCCAAGAGAAGTCCCCA is a window encoding:
- a CDS encoding PilT/PilU family type 4a pilus ATPase, giving the protein MISTKPATGDKLGEILVKNGLIGEDQLKEALKRQYQQGGFLGTNLIMLGYIDEETLMNVLSSKLGIQSINLTGHEITPLLQRMLPFDKVKFHNVLPVALEGNTLIVAMADPTDLKIQYDLEYTLRRSIRGVLASEKDILDAIAFFEKEGYGERPYTKSCVVPSLPDKTLDIRELLKVTVEENATDLLITAGVAPCLKINNKVTRLKTPSLTPGQVEELVFSILTENQKTKLQQQSALEFAYSLFDMGRFRINIYFQRGSLSLTARNLMERIPSLEELGLPGWVREYALRPQGLILVTGPAGHGKSTTIASLIEVINTHHQSNIITIEDPIEFLFQHKNSNVNQREVGTDTASFSEGLRNIFRQSPDVIMIGELRDYESISIALSAAETGHLVLGTLHTLNATATIDRLINVFPGDQHNQIRAQLAESLLLILSQRLVLSRDGKSRVLAYEKLTPSSRVRNLIRIKKIHQLRTQMLNEQEDFESIDSSLIKLAREGKIRREEALKFADNQNFVNDIINKKR
- a CDS encoding lipoprotein-releasing ABC transporter permease subunit, translating into MRYELFIGLRYLKSKRKNTFVSIITLISIIGVTVGVMALIIVLAVMSGFEEDLKAKILGTNSHIVVLSFGKQGMADYRDVVKKIRENPHVRSATPFIYNQVMLTSESSVAGVVLRGILPKEEGKVTDINRNMVAGNLVDIAPHPARPGSPPPPRGIVIGKELAGMLGVFLGDPVNVVSPLGRITPLGMVPKMTRFKVVGIFDAGLYEYDTGLAYVGLQEAQQFFNLNNRVTGVEVKIDDIYQAPKIRKEIQHRLGPAFWAKDWMQMNRNLFSALRLEKITMFIILSLIVLVAALNIISTLTMVVMEKGKDIAILKSMGARWQSIMRIFMVEGMIIGFVGTTLGSTLGLLVAFNLESIVALIERIFHFQLIDSSVYYIDKLPSRVEPLDVLLVIGISLLISLASTLYPSYKASRLDPVEAIRYE